A window of Natrinema versiforme contains these coding sequences:
- a CDS encoding DUF2270 domain-containing protein: MVDDTSDTDEDGPLDRDDQEIGATVAGDDDALLGVLPHFYRGEVSQANSAQDRIDRTTDWAITLLAAVLSLVFSSRNMPAFLLLIGIFVLSIFLFYEVRRYRFYDHWRARVRFVQENVFANALEPVGVEHPAWREELSDDLRNPTFKVSTREALSRRIRRVYGLLFAVAGVGWTFKVTMFTPEQQWTEAAELPGLHGALVAVILGLFFAGVIAIGLWPGGREAKGEIHGVEPGDWKNE, from the coding sequence ATGGTCGACGATACTTCCGACACAGACGAGGACGGCCCGCTCGATCGAGACGATCAGGAGATCGGCGCGACGGTCGCGGGAGACGACGACGCCCTGCTCGGCGTCCTCCCGCACTTCTACCGCGGCGAGGTCAGTCAGGCCAACAGCGCACAGGACCGGATCGATCGCACGACCGACTGGGCGATCACGCTGCTCGCCGCCGTGCTCTCGCTCGTCTTCTCGAGCCGGAACATGCCCGCCTTCCTGCTCCTGATCGGGATCTTCGTCCTCTCGATTTTCCTGTTCTACGAGGTGCGACGCTACCGGTTTTACGACCACTGGCGCGCCCGCGTCCGGTTCGTCCAGGAGAACGTGTTCGCGAACGCCTTGGAACCCGTCGGCGTCGAACACCCGGCGTGGCGCGAGGAACTGAGCGACGATCTGCGAAATCCCACGTTCAAGGTCTCGACTCGAGAGGCGCTCTCGAGGCGAATCCGCCGAGTTTACGGACTCCTCTTCGCGGTTGCCGGGGTCGGCTGGACGTTCAAAGTCACGATGTTTACCCCGGAACAACAGTGGACCGAAGCCGCCGAACTGCCGGGGCTCCACGGCGCGCTCGTGGCGGTCATTCTCGGGCTCTTCTTCGCCGGTGTGATCGCGATCGGACTGTGGCCGGGCGGACGGGAGGCGAAAGGCGAAATCCACGGGGTCGAGCCGGGTGACTGGAAAAACGAGTGA
- the gcvPA gene encoding aminomethyl-transferring glycine dehydrogenase subunit GcvPA — MHGSHATGSPYAPHTEEDRTAMLEAVGADTVEDLFDIPADVRFEGSFDIDARTERETRRLVRSVLGRNDDLTELLGRGHYGYYVPSLVDHLADRSEFLTSYTQYQPEISQGFLQALFEYQSLLVELTGLAVANCSMYDAATALGEAATLADRVRDTTGHRVLVPERLREERRSTLENYVAGTDLAVETYPVDDGNVDLGALEASVDEEVVMLYAENPTVRGTIEEHLEAVGDLAAANDTLFVLGSDPIALSVLQRPVDVGADVVVGDASVLGLPTSYGMGLGLFATREDYLRQVPGRLVGASEDATDRRAFTLTLQTREQHIRRERATSNICTNQAWVALRTAMHAAVLGPSGMVDLAERDVRRARDLAARLDDIVGVKAPVHDRHHLREFVARVDQPATAVAEDLERRGFAVHVVGDHEIQVCVAGVSDDRIDRFAEAVEEVAR; from the coding sequence ATGCACGGATCACACGCCACGGGGAGTCCGTACGCTCCCCACACGGAGGAGGACCGCACGGCGATGCTCGAGGCGGTCGGCGCGGACACTGTCGAGGACCTCTTCGACATTCCCGCCGACGTCCGGTTCGAGGGTAGCTTCGACATCGACGCGCGAACGGAGCGGGAGACGCGGCGGCTGGTTCGCTCGGTGCTGGGTCGCAACGACGACCTGACCGAACTGCTCGGGCGCGGCCACTACGGCTACTACGTCCCGTCGCTGGTCGACCACCTCGCGGACCGCTCGGAATTTCTCACGTCCTACACGCAGTACCAGCCCGAGATCTCGCAGGGGTTCCTGCAGGCCCTGTTCGAGTACCAGTCGCTGCTGGTCGAACTGACGGGTCTCGCGGTCGCGAACTGCTCGATGTACGACGCGGCGACGGCGCTCGGCGAGGCCGCCACGCTGGCCGACCGCGTCCGCGACACCACGGGCCACCGCGTGCTCGTCCCCGAACGCCTGCGCGAGGAACGGCGGAGCACCCTCGAGAACTACGTCGCCGGCACCGACCTCGCGGTCGAGACCTACCCGGTCGACGACGGGAACGTCGATCTTGGGGCACTCGAGGCGTCCGTCGACGAGGAGGTCGTCATGCTCTACGCCGAGAACCCCACGGTACGGGGGACAATCGAGGAGCACCTCGAGGCGGTCGGCGACCTCGCGGCGGCCAACGACACGCTCTTCGTCCTCGGTTCGGACCCGATCGCGCTCTCCGTACTGCAGCGCCCCGTCGACGTGGGCGCGGATGTCGTCGTCGGCGATGCGAGCGTGCTCGGGCTCCCGACGAGCTACGGGATGGGACTGGGCCTGTTCGCGACGCGGGAGGACTACCTCCGGCAGGTCCCCGGCCGGCTGGTCGGGGCGAGCGAGGACGCGACCGACCGCCGGGCGTTCACGCTCACGCTGCAGACCCGCGAACAGCACATCCGCCGGGAACGCGCGACGAGTAACATCTGTACGAATCAGGCGTGGGTCGCGCTCCGGACCGCGATGCACGCCGCCGTCCTCGGCCCGAGCGGCATGGTCGACCTCGCGGAGCGCGACGTGCGGCGAGCGCGGGACCTCGCAGCCCGCCTCGACGACATCGTCGGCGTGAAAGCACCGGTCCACGACCGCCACCACCTCCGGGAGTTCGTCGCCCGCGTCGACCAGCCCGCGACGGCCGTCGCCGAGGACCTCGAGCGACGCGGCTTCGCGGTCCACGTCGTCGGGGACCACGAGATTCAAGTCTGCGTCGCCGGCGTGTCCGACGACCGAATCGATCGGTTCGCCGAGGCCGTCGAGGAGGTGGCGCGATGA
- the gcvPB gene encoding aminomethyl-transferring glycine dehydrogenase subunit GcvPB, which translates to MSDDRPAGEANSRYDQARYIENGEYEPLLSEKDLTRVEIDGGVGDGGDESDGDGDDSPLPDDLTRDTLELPELSEPELARHYTRLSQMIYGIDSGPYPLGSCTMKYNPKFTEDVAALPSAAVHPDRSEGSVQGTLELLYRLQDYLGRIGGMDAVTLQPPAGAAGEFVGIRVAAAYHEHNGEGHRDEVIVPESAHGTNFASAALGGYDVVSLPSDDEGRVDLEALEAALSEDTAALMLTNPNTLGLFERDIEEIAEMVHDVGGLLYYDGANLNALLGRARPGDMGFDVMHYNVHKTFATPHGGGGPGAGPVGVVDDLAPFLPAPRVRERGEESTSGDSIYERFEPEHTIGKVHGFDGNWLVLVKAFAYIARLGDEGLSDASASAVLNANYLAEQVEYDVPYGPFHHEFVASAGEQDAADVAKRMLDYGVHPPTTKWPEIVPEALMTEPTEVESKDTLDRLAAAFNAVAGEDDVALEDAPERTTARRIDQTSAARTPRLSWQALSE; encoded by the coding sequence ATGAGCGACGACCGACCCGCCGGCGAGGCGAATTCGCGCTACGACCAAGCCCGGTACATCGAGAACGGCGAGTACGAACCGCTGCTCTCGGAGAAGGATCTGACGCGAGTCGAAATCGACGGTGGTGTGGGTGACGGTGGCGACGAGAGCGATGGCGACGGCGACGACTCCCCGCTCCCCGACGACCTCACCCGGGACACCCTCGAGTTACCGGAACTCTCCGAACCCGAACTGGCCCGCCACTACACGCGGCTCTCTCAGATGATCTACGGGATCGACAGCGGGCCCTACCCGCTGGGCTCGTGTACGATGAAGTACAACCCGAAGTTCACCGAGGACGTGGCCGCGCTGCCCTCGGCTGCCGTCCACCCCGACCGGTCCGAGGGATCCGTTCAGGGCACCCTCGAACTTCTTTATCGGCTGCAGGACTATCTAGGCCGGATTGGCGGGATGGACGCGGTGACGCTCCAGCCACCTGCGGGTGCGGCCGGCGAATTCGTCGGCATCCGCGTCGCCGCGGCCTACCACGAGCACAACGGCGAGGGCCACCGCGACGAGGTCATCGTCCCCGAGAGCGCCCACGGGACCAACTTCGCCAGCGCCGCGCTGGGCGGCTACGACGTGGTTTCCCTGCCCAGCGACGACGAGGGGCGGGTCGATCTCGAGGCGCTCGAGGCCGCCCTGAGCGAGGACACGGCCGCACTGATGCTGACCAATCCGAACACGCTCGGCCTGTTCGAGCGTGACATCGAGGAGATCGCCGAGATGGTCCACGACGTGGGCGGGCTGCTCTACTACGACGGCGCGAACCTGAACGCCCTGCTCGGCCGCGCTCGGCCGGGCGACATGGGCTTCGACGTGATGCACTACAACGTCCACAAGACCTTCGCGACGCCCCACGGCGGCGGCGGACCGGGCGCGGGTCCGGTCGGCGTCGTCGACGACCTCGCCCCGTTCCTGCCCGCGCCTCGAGTCAGGGAGCGCGGCGAGGAATCGACATCCGGCGATTCGATATACGAACGCTTCGAGCCCGAGCACACCATCGGCAAGGTCCACGGGTTCGACGGCAACTGGCTGGTGCTCGTCAAGGCATTCGCCTACATCGCGCGCCTCGGCGACGAGGGGCTGTCGGACGCGAGCGCCTCCGCGGTGCTCAACGCGAACTACCTCGCCGAGCAGGTCGAGTACGACGTACCGTACGGACCGTTCCACCACGAGTTCGTCGCCAGCGCCGGCGAACAGGACGCAGCCGACGTGGCCAAACGGATGCTCGACTACGGCGTCCACCCGCCGACGACCAAGTGGCCCGAGATCGTCCCCGAGGCCCTGATGACCGAGCCGACCGAGGTCGAGAGCAAGGACACGCTCGATCGGCTCGCCGCCGCGTTCAACGCCGTCGCCGGCGAGGACGATGTGGCACTCGAGGACGCGCCCGAACGGACCACCGCACGCCGGATCGACCAGACGAGCGCCGCGCGGACCCCGCGGCTCTCGTGGCAAGCGCTCTCGGAATAA
- a CDS encoding adenine deaminase C-terminal domain-containing protein → MNELQPVALEHEGATADLVVEGGRVYCSNRREFLERDVAVVGDRIAALLEDADSVTGPETTVVSATDRVVLPGLIDAHTHGDIQLIFDRAVPDLLATGTTAVVTESSGLGLLFGSRGVETFLERTADCPITTYLTLPPQAFVDTFEPATGTTAELEALSRLLDRERVVGVGEIDWVHVVGRDAPLERLYERARDGGVPIVGHGAGCRGDSLRAFATVVDNDHEAISAEGVRERAENGIHVVGRCGSIRDDLDALIDAYPDLDPGSVSLSTDGVWPGDLLEGFGMAEIVRRLIDAGIRPADAIDAASRNTAAHFGLADRGVVAPGAVADLLVVEDLETMTVETVLSEGDRVVADGDPVVEARTDPYPDYVYGTVSVDLERERFTAPLEAASDRTVRAMAVEQGLVTTETTADAGIDTGGDGSGQRLGPDPDGDVLTATLLDRDPATEDRGFTGFLTGYGLESGAVATTGTWETTGLVTVAADTDDAVVAAGRVASMGGGFAVARDGEVVTDLAMPIAATAAELSPETFATKFGALEDALRESGVGIERPLLTLQTLMFPGVPALKLTASGYADVLGRSVVGLNPENSSE, encoded by the coding sequence ATGAACGAGTTACAGCCGGTCGCCCTCGAGCACGAGGGGGCGACCGCCGATCTAGTCGTCGAGGGCGGCCGCGTCTACTGCTCGAACCGCCGGGAGTTCCTCGAGCGCGACGTCGCCGTCGTCGGCGACAGGATCGCCGCGCTTCTCGAGGACGCCGACTCCGTCACCGGGCCCGAAACGACGGTCGTCTCGGCGACTGACCGCGTCGTCCTCCCGGGGTTGATCGACGCCCACACGCACGGGGACATTCAGCTGATTTTCGACCGGGCGGTCCCCGACCTGCTCGCGACCGGCACGACCGCGGTCGTCACCGAGAGCTCCGGGCTCGGGTTGCTGTTCGGCAGCCGCGGCGTCGAGACGTTCCTCGAGCGGACCGCCGACTGCCCGATTACGACGTATCTCACCCTCCCACCGCAGGCCTTCGTCGACACGTTCGAGCCGGCGACCGGCACCACCGCCGAACTCGAGGCGCTCTCGAGGTTGCTCGATCGCGAGCGGGTCGTCGGCGTCGGCGAGATCGACTGGGTCCACGTCGTCGGCCGGGACGCACCGCTCGAGCGACTCTACGAACGGGCACGCGACGGCGGCGTCCCGATCGTTGGCCACGGAGCGGGCTGTCGGGGCGACTCGCTGCGCGCGTTCGCGACCGTCGTGGACAACGACCACGAGGCCATTTCGGCCGAGGGCGTTCGGGAACGCGCCGAGAACGGCATCCACGTGGTCGGCCGCTGCGGCTCGATCCGTGACGATCTCGACGCGCTCATCGACGCCTATCCGGACCTCGATCCGGGGAGCGTCTCGCTCTCGACCGACGGCGTCTGGCCCGGGGACCTGCTCGAGGGGTTCGGCATGGCCGAGATCGTCCGGCGGCTGATCGACGCGGGAATCCGGCCGGCGGACGCGATCGACGCCGCCTCTCGAAACACCGCGGCCCACTTCGGGCTCGCGGACCGCGGCGTCGTCGCACCCGGGGCCGTCGCCGACCTGCTCGTCGTCGAGGACCTCGAGACGATGACCGTCGAGACGGTCCTCTCGGAGGGCGACCGCGTCGTGGCCGACGGCGACCCCGTCGTCGAGGCCAGAACCGACCCGTACCCCGACTACGTCTACGGCACCGTTTCGGTCGACCTCGAGCGCGAGCGCTTTACCGCGCCGCTCGAGGCCGCATCTGACAGAACCGTCCGCGCGATGGCGGTCGAGCAGGGGCTCGTGACGACCGAAACGACGGCCGACGCCGGGATCGATACCGGCGGGGACGGCTCGGGCCAGCGGCTCGGTCCCGACCCCGACGGCGACGTTCTCACCGCGACGCTGCTCGACCGCGACCCGGCGACCGAGGACCGGGGCTTTACCGGCTTCCTCACCGGCTACGGCCTCGAGTCGGGTGCCGTCGCCACGACCGGGACCTGGGAAACGACCGGACTGGTGACCGTCGCTGCGGACACCGATGACGCCGTCGTGGCCGCAGGTCGCGTCGCGTCGATGGGCGGCGGCTTCGCGGTCGCTCGCGACGGCGAGGTCGTCACGGACCTCGCGATGCCGATCGCCGCGACCGCAGCGGAACTCTCCCCCGAAACGTTCGCAACGAAGTTCGGCGCGCTCGAGGACGCGCTTCGAGAGAGCGGCGTCGGTATCGAACGGCCGCTGTTGACGCTCCAGACGCTCATGTTCCCCGGCGTTCCCGCGCTGAAACTCACGGCCTCGGGCTACGCGGACGTCCTCGGACGGTCTGTCGTCGGCCTCAATCCGGAGAATTCGTCGGAGTGA
- a CDS encoding DUF5518 domain-containing protein translates to MGLDDRIDELWSDGTWRYPIISGLSSMPFVIAIQHMDIEFYSVVPPFLAGFVAGLWAVKNPVSSTRIGWRAGVVGGLSLAYGGLQFLFSTSQIWFSSPPLFVTIFTPIGVSLVILAYIVIYGIIGSIGGMLGNWIWNNFGRTTNLTLQ, encoded by the coding sequence ATGGGCCTGGATGACAGAATTGACGAACTGTGGTCCGATGGAACATGGAGATATCCAATAATTTCAGGCCTTTCATCAATGCCGTTTGTAATAGCAATACAACATATGGATATCGAGTTTTATAGTGTTGTGCCGCCGTTTCTCGCTGGATTTGTTGCCGGGTTGTGGGCTGTGAAGAACCCAGTCTCCAGTACTCGTATTGGATGGCGGGCTGGAGTAGTGGGTGGACTTTCTCTCGCATATGGCGGTCTGCAATTTCTATTCTCAACATCACAGATTTGGTTCAGTTCTCCACCACTCTTTGTGACGATATTCACACCTATTGGTGTTTCACTGGTTATTTTAGCATATATAGTGATATATGGGATAATCGGTAGTATCGGTGGAATGCTCGGGAATTGGATCTGGAATAACTTCGGTCGAACGACGAATCTCACTCTTCAGTAA
- the hmgB gene encoding hydroxymethylglutaryl-CoA synthase, whose translation MTAVGIDAVEIWTGNLKLDLPGTFAPEKGEDPEKYTKGLGLNASSFPDSYEDIVTMGANAAHRLMERKGLEPDDIGRIDVATESAFDNSKPVSTYVAGCLEQVYESDFHHANKGERKFACIAGTQSLDDAYNWIRAGRNRGRSALVIATDTALYARGDDGEATQGAGAVAMLISEDPNLVELSAEQGYGSADETDFLKPNQQFPSVDGKRSVQVYLARMREALEDYESVAGEVHPDDLVFAPFHTPFPGMVRKAALLAYRHITRNTEFEDELAEEIGRQPRPEAFDSDEEYRDALREYMDLLKDTEQYAEWYDTTIDPTLTIAREVGNWYTGSVHVARASALKHALEQDREMTGEQLLVGSYGSGAQAEIHSETVREGWAEEIEALNVDEQLAERYEMSWDDYEEIHDAHNHEMDVDVEEFTTPSEEFVFDGWGRMGERKYRYVE comes from the coding sequence ATGACTGCAGTCGGTATCGACGCCGTCGAAATTTGGACCGGGAACCTCAAACTCGACCTCCCCGGCACGTTCGCCCCGGAGAAGGGCGAAGACCCGGAAAAGTACACGAAGGGACTCGGCCTCAACGCCAGTTCGTTCCCCGACAGTTACGAGGACATCGTCACGATGGGGGCAAACGCCGCCCACCGATTGATGGAACGCAAAGGCCTCGAGCCCGATGATATCGGCCGTATCGACGTCGCGACCGAGAGCGCGTTCGACAACTCCAAGCCGGTTTCGACGTACGTCGCTGGCTGTCTCGAGCAGGTCTACGAGTCGGACTTCCATCACGCGAACAAGGGCGAACGGAAGTTCGCCTGTATCGCGGGGACCCAGAGCTTAGACGACGCGTACAACTGGATCCGCGCGGGCCGTAATCGCGGCCGCTCGGCGCTGGTCATCGCGACCGACACCGCGCTCTACGCCCGCGGTGACGACGGGGAGGCGACCCAGGGTGCCGGTGCCGTCGCGATGCTCATCAGCGAGGACCCGAATCTGGTCGAACTCTCCGCCGAACAGGGCTACGGCTCGGCCGACGAAACGGACTTCCTCAAGCCCAACCAGCAGTTCCCGAGCGTCGACGGTAAACGCTCCGTGCAGGTCTACCTCGCCCGGATGCGCGAAGCCCTCGAGGACTACGAGAGCGTCGCGGGCGAGGTCCATCCCGACGACCTCGTCTTCGCCCCGTTCCACACGCCGTTCCCGGGCATGGTCCGGAAGGCCGCCCTGCTCGCGTACCGCCACATCACCCGCAACACGGAGTTCGAGGACGAACTGGCGGAAGAGATCGGTCGCCAACCCCGTCCCGAGGCGTTCGACTCGGACGAGGAGTACCGCGACGCCCTCCGGGAGTACATGGACCTCCTCAAGGACACCGAGCAGTACGCCGAGTGGTACGACACGACGATCGATCCGACGCTGACGATCGCCCGCGAGGTCGGCAACTGGTACACCGGCTCCGTCCACGTCGCCCGCGCGAGCGCGCTCAAACACGCCCTCGAGCAGGACCGCGAGATGACCGGCGAGCAACTGCTCGTCGGCTCCTACGGCAGCGGCGCGCAGGCAGAGATCCACTCCGAGACGGTTCGGGAGGGCTGGGCCGAGGAGATCGAGGCGCTGAACGTCGACGAACAGCTCGCCGAACGCTACGAGATGTCGTGGGACGACTACGAGGAGATCCACGACGCCCACAACCACGAGATGGACGTCGACGTCGAGGAGTTCACGACGCCGAGCGAGGAGTTCGTCTTCGACGGCTGGGGCCGCATGGGCGAGCGGAAGTACCGGTATGTCGAGTAG
- the lpdA gene encoding dihydrolipoyl dehydrogenase: MAESDTYDLLVLGGGMAGLPVSMKSTHKGLDTALVEQDLLGGTCLNRGCIPTKTMIRSAEVANLIDRSEEFGIDLKGDAETNMEAVVKRQQQVVESIRTGAYDNVENTDGLNLVEGHGTFESPTEVAVGDQVLTADKVVINTGARPAKPPIDGIDEVETLDSTSALELSEVPEHLVVIGGGYVGCEYAQMYARFGADITVFQRPDRLLSDEEPDVSEVIEAAFESEGIDVHTATSVERLEQDNSQIEATASRNGETMTVDASDVMIATGRQPNTDTLGLEQTGVETDEKGFVEVDEQFQTTEDSIWALGDVTGMPMFTHSARDDADMLYRHLVKDESVDTDDHHIPHAVFTDPEVGRVGLTEEQARDQGYEVAVGRSDYEEQGKPKALGETEGFVKIVSDAETEEILGAHVVGEEGAAIVHELVVAMELGGTAENVADAIHIHPTLPEVINAAASGVHKPS, from the coding sequence ATGGCTGAGAGTGATACCTATGACCTTCTCGTACTCGGTGGCGGCATGGCCGGTCTCCCGGTGAGTATGAAGAGCACCCACAAGGGGCTTGATACTGCCCTCGTTGAGCAAGACCTACTCGGCGGGACGTGCTTGAATCGGGGATGCATCCCGACAAAGACGATGATTCGGAGCGCTGAAGTCGCTAATCTCATCGACCGCTCCGAAGAGTTCGGTATCGACCTCAAAGGCGACGCCGAAACGAACATGGAGGCAGTCGTAAAACGCCAGCAACAAGTAGTCGAGAGCATCCGAACCGGGGCCTACGATAACGTAGAGAACACGGACGGCCTCAACCTCGTTGAAGGACACGGAACCTTCGAGTCGCCCACGGAAGTCGCAGTTGGTGACCAGGTGCTAACTGCGGATAAGGTCGTTATCAATACCGGGGCACGCCCCGCAAAGCCCCCTATCGACGGGATTGACGAAGTAGAGACGCTGGATAGCACGAGTGCGCTGGAACTCTCAGAAGTCCCCGAACACCTCGTGGTTATCGGTGGTGGCTACGTTGGCTGTGAATACGCGCAGATGTACGCCCGCTTCGGGGCCGATATAACGGTCTTCCAGCGCCCCGACCGCTTGCTCTCGGACGAGGAGCCAGATGTGAGCGAGGTCATCGAGGCTGCCTTTGAGTCTGAAGGCATCGACGTACATACCGCAACCAGCGTCGAACGACTCGAACAGGATAACTCTCAAATCGAGGCCACGGCCAGCAGGAATGGCGAGACGATGACCGTAGATGCGTCCGACGTGATGATTGCCACCGGACGACAGCCTAACACCGACACCCTCGGTCTCGAACAGACTGGCGTGGAGACGGATGAGAAGGGATTTGTCGAGGTGGACGAGCAGTTCCAGACCACCGAGGATTCCATCTGGGCACTCGGAGATGTTACTGGGATGCCGATGTTCACCCACTCAGCCCGGGATGACGCAGATATGTTGTACCGGCACCTTGTCAAAGACGAGTCGGTTGATACTGATGATCACCATATTCCCCATGCTGTGTTCACCGACCCAGAAGTTGGCCGTGTCGGGCTAACGGAAGAGCAGGCCAGAGACCAAGGATACGAGGTAGCTGTCGGACGCTCTGACTACGAGGAACAGGGCAAACCGAAGGCGCTGGGTGAGACCGAGGGATTCGTGAAGATCGTCTCTGACGCCGAGACAGAAGAAATCCTCGGGGCGCACGTTGTTGGTGAAGAGGGAGCCGCTATCGTTCACGAACTCGTCGTTGCGATGGAACTCGGCGGAACTGCTGAAAACGTTGCTGACGCAATCCACATCCATCCGACGCTTCCCGAGGTCATCAACGCAGCCGCCAGTGGCGTCCACAAGCCATCGTAA
- a CDS encoding cob(I)yrinic acid a,c-diamide adenosyltransferase has translation MSIYTGRGDDGETDLRDMTRVSKSSARIEAYGTVDELNALLGTVRPTGHDDIDDRLSEIQNHLHVVQADFANPDPDEDDPAIDADHVETVEDWIDEYDEELEPLTSFILPTGSDDGAALHHARTVCRRAERRAVALATDEQINEDAVQYLNRLSDGLFTFARVVNARDGEPEEAPDY, from the coding sequence ATGTCGATTTACACCGGCCGCGGCGACGACGGGGAGACGGATCTCCGGGATATGACCCGCGTTTCGAAGTCGAGTGCCCGAATCGAGGCCTACGGGACCGTCGACGAACTCAACGCCCTGCTCGGCACGGTTCGGCCGACCGGTCACGACGATATCGACGACCGCCTGTCCGAAATTCAGAACCACCTCCACGTCGTGCAGGCGGACTTCGCGAACCCCGATCCCGACGAGGACGACCCCGCAATCGACGCCGACCACGTCGAGACCGTCGAGGACTGGATCGACGAGTACGACGAGGAACTCGAGCCCCTGACCTCGTTCATCCTGCCGACCGGCAGCGACGACGGGGCGGCCTTACACCACGCTCGCACCGTCTGTCGGCGCGCCGAGCGACGGGCGGTCGCGCTGGCGACGGACGAACAGATCAACGAGGACGCGGTCCAGTACCTCAATCGCCTCTCCGACGGGCTGTTCACGTTCGCCCGCGTCGTCAACGCCCGCGACGGCGAACCGGAGGAAGCGCCCGACTACTAG
- a CDS encoding AI-2E family transporter: protein MADRPDPPAWAVEQPALTALAVVGAGLGILVLLPYLQYVLFGGVLAYILLPLQSRLEKHVRPMVAATISVITAVLVILIPLVYLLNVALRQTTQLVDAIRTENIDLEMIESELADNGYPVDLAGLYDSYQDAISTAVEGLANSVLDIVGGLPSVAIGLTITLFVCFALLRDGEDLLEWLYRVVPIDDEIQRELFAELDGLMEASVISNVLVAAIQAVLLGAGLIVLGIPAVVLLTLLTFVLTLLPLVGSFGVWLPVSIYLVAVGRPVAAGALAVYGVLVMLSDTYLRPALIGHTSAFNSTIAVIGIFGGLITFGAVGLFIGPVVLGGAKVALDLFARERAGGPGTETALEGSSSGTGAPDATGRTESAADAGSAAESDIDPESDS from the coding sequence ATGGCAGATCGTCCCGATCCGCCGGCATGGGCCGTCGAGCAACCCGCGCTGACCGCGCTCGCGGTGGTCGGTGCCGGGCTCGGGATTCTCGTTCTCCTGCCGTACCTGCAGTACGTCCTCTTCGGCGGGGTCCTCGCGTACATCCTGTTACCCCTCCAGTCCCGGCTCGAGAAGCACGTCCGGCCGATGGTCGCCGCGACCATCTCGGTCATCACCGCGGTGCTCGTCATCCTGATTCCGCTGGTGTATCTCCTCAACGTCGCCCTCCGACAGACGACACAGCTCGTGGACGCGATCCGGACGGAGAACATCGACCTCGAGATGATCGAATCGGAACTCGCCGACAACGGGTATCCGGTCGATCTCGCGGGGCTGTACGACTCCTATCAGGACGCGATTTCGACCGCCGTGGAGGGACTCGCGAACAGCGTGCTCGATATCGTCGGCGGGCTCCCGAGCGTCGCGATCGGGCTGACCATCACGCTGTTCGTTTGCTTCGCGCTGTTGCGGGACGGCGAGGACCTGCTCGAGTGGCTGTACCGCGTCGTCCCGATCGACGACGAGATCCAGCGGGAGCTGTTCGCGGAACTGGATGGACTCATGGAAGCCTCGGTCATCAGCAACGTCCTCGTCGCGGCGATTCAGGCGGTGTTGCTTGGGGCGGGACTCATCGTGCTCGGAATCCCCGCCGTGGTGTTGCTCACCCTCCTGACCTTCGTGCTCACGCTGCTCCCGCTGGTCGGCTCTTTCGGCGTCTGGCTCCCGGTGTCGATCTATCTGGTCGCGGTCGGCCGCCCCGTCGCCGCGGGCGCGCTCGCGGTCTACGGCGTGCTCGTCATGCTCTCGGATACCTATCTCCGCCCCGCGCTCATCGGCCACACGAGCGCCTTCAACTCCACGATCGCCGTCATCGGCATCTTCGGCGGGCTCATCACCTTCGGCGCGGTGGGGCTGTTCATCGGACCCGTCGTCCTCGGCGGCGCGAAAGTCGCGCTCGATCTCTTCGCTCGAGAGCGCGCCGGCGGACCGGGAACCGAAACCGCGCTCGAGGGTTCGAGCTCCGGTACCGGTGCTCCGGATGCGACGGGGCGCACGGAGTCGGCGGCCGACGCGGGATCCGCCGCCGAGAGCGACATCGACCCCGAGTCGGACTCCTGA